acgttttttatttttatttattacatactgTCCGAGGCTCTAGATCAcacggccgcggtaggcctaagaagcgctggctggaggtcgtgaCAGCGGACATGGGAGAGAACAAcctcacacctgaggatgccgaagaccgggcaaagtagAAAAGATTAACTAGGAAAGCGAACCCtagctaggccgggaaaacgctaggttgaagaagacaTACATCATTTCAGGGTGCgcagacaagatgccaatcgttgaAGCTCCGCATcatagcgtagttatctctctctatcactcttccgtattagtgcgacagagacagttgcgtttcatttgCTACGTCACCATGGCTGTTTAATCTATTCATGGGCAGTAGTATACATGATTTCAGAAATAATGAATGTGGGCTGAGAATGAGTGGGTTATTCGTCGAATGTCTTCTTTGATGACCTCGTATTGTTAGCGTCATCGGGTGAAGAGTAGCAGGAGATAGTAACTGGAAAGCATGTTTTTTGAAAagaaaggaatgaaaataaatataagtaagaCGAAAGtaatgaatagaatagaataattttattcgtaaacacaatcAAGACAAATTgcataatataacatataaagtATAAAGTGTAATGGTACTTGAAACGGGAGAAAATGTGACAAACTGTGAAattttgattggtcaagaaagagttgAACAAATGAAAGAGGAGGtctaacgattggcatcttgtctacacACCCAGTCCAAATCAATGTTTTCTATAAACGATTCTCTCTTGGCTGGACCTTAGTTTTAACTTTCAAAAGTTTCCGCTATAATATCGTTAGTTTCAGTATTAGAGCAGAGTCAATATGTTTAGCGTGCTGGGATGAGGGAAAGGTCGCGACCCGCCGGATCGATGTCCGTCACGCCGGCCGTGCACTGCGGGTGCAGCCCCGGCTCATCCTATATACCCACGATACATCTCAAAAGCCAGCGGCCTCTGAAGTCTTTGATTAACCTTATTTAAGACAATAGGAGCTtgtcggttctccatacaaacgtaatccccgTTTTCATTTGTTGATATTATCATTATAGTAAATAAGTTTAATAGCCCAGAACAGAGCGAAATGGGCAtctttggaggaggccttcacctgcgGAGGGGTTCTTGCACTTTAAATACTAttagtctaaaaaaaaaaaaagaaaagttagtGTTATTCATGAATCTAGATTTAGTGTTTTTTAGCTATGGCAAAATGTATAGTCTTAGTTAGacggaaataaaaggctttttattttatttattaaataagtttacAAAAAATGATGTAAATTAACCACGCACCGCTACGACGAAGAGGTCTTATAAAAGTTTTAAGAGTTTGgagcttttaaaaaattgtattatatttatttttggctACTAACTCTTATagtaatcaaaaaataaaaaataaattaacttaggGGGCATaggtatggttaatatacattaaattgtgtaagaatattttactttatgtcATAATCCGGGGAGGATAGCCGGGACTTAGAGGTCGTCTACTAACCTCTTAAAGTTGTGCATCTCACGCGTACCAATTAGTGAGCCAGGTGACGAACGATTCTCAGTGCATTTCGCGGTCAACAATCAGCGTAGGTGATTGTCAaggtaatattataaaattcaaaattcaaaattcaaattcaaaattcaaattcaaaattcaaaattttattctgcaagtaggcctcaagggctcttttacaagtcaatacaacatttacagtaacatcatatagtgacatgaaaaatagataacaacattttataaatacaacagccaatacctgggtaaacattacattataataatcttaaaataaataattactacaatacaatagagtaTATACAAGAACAAAaccaaattgtataaaaactgaCATTTACTGAGTTATGTGAGAGTTGGTGTAGAATTATGCCTTTATCACATGAACCGAGAACAGTGGCGAGAGTGCCCTCGGCCGAGTACTCAGTACCTACTCGGTACTCGGATGAGAGCATTTTCCGGCCACTGTACTCacggcccgattagaagaatgaaatacgataacgataagttctcatttagatatcgtttgtatgtcgtataattgacagaagcagctcgattcgggcaaccaacgttactttgatgttagaaatatcgtagatagatcttattggacagcggaatcgaaataaacgtttattttgacatgtcgtttagttttCAATCTTTTCAGgacttaaacgtgtcttaatcattcttcgaatcgaggcGTTAGTACGTGTGATCAAGGCCTTAGCTTTGTCCTTAGACGGACTCTACGGTTGTTGACAACCTGTGACGTCAGCTGTTTCTATCATTTACTTTGTGTCTTCGTGGCCGTTAGAGCTAGGGAGTGCTCTCGGTACTGATTTTCTATACGAATACAGGTCCCGGTTCTCGCTATACAAACTCATTACCAGGAGCATTCCCTAGTTCAAGCGCGCTGTAATAGTAAAAGTGTGACTGACTTTCATTTGTCTCCTATTTCTTTTACAATGATAGGTTGATtaggataaaaaaattaaccacaaaaatatgcaaatttcaaatttaagatGGTACTTATAAGCACTTAGAGTAAACCATGAGCCATCTTCATGATAGATAGCAGTTACACGatggtgaaataaaaaataaatgatgtaAACGGGATTGATAATTAGTTACAATTAATTTTTAGCTTTGTACTAGCGaatgttaaatgaaattaaaagaaTAGAGTACAAGTTGGTATAGTAGGTTAATACCACGCGTTACTGTATAATCAAAATGCAAATATAGAGAATAAAAAAACACTCTTTGAAAGCGTTGGGATATCTACTAACAGCAGCACTATGTTAAATATAAGAATACTACTTATACCAAGAGGGTCGTGAGAGAACTTTTACATCCCCTGAACCAGAGCCGAATcctttttaaaatatacttaacattaaaaaaaaaaagattttaaaatgTTATGAAAAACAAGTATTTAGGTAAAATATGGTACTCATGATAACTCATTCTTTGAACGAAGGCTGGAGTcacatacatacgtatattatacttatttaaaagcaacgatttaatttatttattaatatgtattgaGAGACTAAAACGCGCgtttgttttatgcgataaacgcagtGTTTAACGCATGCGTCAGTTGAatgtaaaaaaagcggccaagtgcgagtcggactcgcccatgaagggttccaaaaggaaaaaatcttatacaaattgaagTAAATTCcaccaaaataattttttttatgttttttttattcgctttttgtatgtttttatacataatgtgtGGTTCATTTCTTTCCCTTTATAACTAGTATATTCAAAGTATTTcttgtcactttgatatctgtcaatgaggacgtctagactaggtcccatagtggcgaAGTCGCCATCAAgaaggcgttatgcactgaaacattattaactctgaaactaggcaaataaaaaacaagtttatattatatttttgtctctaaatacgatccggaatatactgttaaaatctttccgtttcctcgcggcCACTgtgttatgatgatgatgatgactatgACAATTTAAAACTGCAGATGGCTTACAAAATGTTTAaaacaaacggcccgattcgtatAATGTTTATAAGAACCCACAACGATATGATAcctatatgtcagtgtcaaaagtaacatttcttcaaccaaaaaacaCTCTgtacactgacagatcggtgtCGTATCGCTGTGACTTCTATAAGCATTGTTTGGATCGAGCCGGAAGTGTATCTTCTATAtcctaacaaaacaaaatatttgaccGATAGCGATATTGATTAAAATGATTATAAAAATCTTTTTACCTGTCTGAGCAGACTTTGGATGCCCAGATAATTTACAGCGTTTTCCTTCCGTAGGAAAATGAATGGAAAGCCCTGTCGGGTGAGGGCGCGCGTACTCGAGCCTGAATCGATACCAGGCACCGCCAGTGCGCCATCGGCGTATAGGGCAGACACGTCCTGTCTGTTAGCGGGAAAATACGAAAATTCATACCAATATGATACACTATTATGTAGAGGCATATGTCCTACTCGCACAAGTGAAACCGACCTCTAATGAGCCATGAATTTCTTGTCAAATAGTAATGGGAAATATACGAATAGGGTTATTGTAACATGTGAATTATGCGTTTTGAGTTGAACTTTTGAATTATTTGATTAAAAGATTGATTAAAACAATTGTGGGTAGGGAcgtacatacaatacatactagtaataatatatggttgactggtagagaatgccttctggcattaagtccgccatttgtactcttcatgtattgtgcaataaagtttaaataaaaaaaataaaataaaaaatgtttaaaatgggAGTCAAACCTATCCTGTCTAGGTAACTTGTGAAACAAAACAGAAACACTCTTTTGAAAAAGtactcaaagtattttttacttcGAAAACTTAATTTCCAGTGAAATACTTTCTTTAACGATTTCTTCAAAACTTTGTTCCCACAAATCATTTTCCGAGCTTCCATACCTTTTGAGAAACTTTCCAAAGGttgtttgatttaattttgttaaccTCGTCATTGTTAACACTAAAATGTCTTTGTGGTCATAAAACGTCTTTAAAGAGATATTGGTTTTATGTGAGGTAGTGAGCAAATGACTCAAATAAGTCCGTACTTTAATTGTAGTTTTTGTATCGTTTACTCTATTATGCTATCAAAACTGAATGACTACCTACTTGTATATTAggataaaaaaatgttgaaatcTTTACTTGACTGGGGCACATTTCTCGgggtatgggttaccatggcaacacactaataatattagtctaataccgttcgagaaatgtgCCCCTGATGAGGCAAGATtactaatgttttatttattgtatttttcagCCTCCTTTAGAACATGGGCTGAACAATCGCGGCTCTTCATACTGTGAGCCACAAATGTGGTCTCATTATCaggtaaatacttaaaattattaaattacaataaataagtaaagttttggCTTGAAGATATACTATAACTTGGCTTTAAATCTGCTAGTGTCAGACTAAGACCTGGGGCCCACTTCTCGAAccatattaggctaatattattagtacgcgaactgtcaaatcgagttaccatggcaacgtactaataatattagtctaataataCCATTCGAGAGATGGGCCCCAGCTTCATAGCATTTTCAGAAATACGTGTTAATGTAGCTTTAGGTAAGCGTAAGCGACATTCATAAAAACATAATATGACtactgtaggtaggtatataagaAGCTTTAGCATCCAATAAAGTGCACAATAGCCCGGATGATCGTTGGGCATCTTCATAGTACTTGGAGTGCTACGAGCCACGATGCATTTGTTCTCGTCTACTCGGACCATTTTTGGAGGTTCTCctttattttagttaaaaaaaaacactactttCTTATGCTGATACTAATGcagtttaattttatatggaaatatttaAAGCAACACGGCTCTGTTCGTGtactgacaattttttttcgagccCCTGCAAGtattactatataactttttttttaagttttgtttttctaCAATTCTCAtgcaattttattatacgaATATCAGAATAAACAAGATGAAATATTTCTATTATGGTTCCCATTACTGAGTCGTATGGTCTACgtgtgtaatagtacattacaatacaagtgcgaataataggaatttcgaaacgagtggcgataaatgtgaatatttattttcttttttattgtggaacgtaccacattataatctataaattgtatttacatATGTCCCAGATGTACAGGTGTCAGATGACTTTGCGCAATTGGTAACGCAGTGGACCAAAATATTTATGGAACCATTATGGATGTTGTATGACTTTAATGcaacatataaattaaattgtattcaTTTGAGTGGTACAAACTTCTTGAGAATGGTTGCTTTCTAGCTTTCGAATACATGTTTGTAAATAGATCAGACTTTTCAAAAGCGGTgcgagttttaattttatactgtCTTAAagttaacataataatattttcttatcGTTGAATTTACAGATGGGAACGATGAGTGGTGGCTGGAGTGGCAGCGGGCCAGGCGGCGCGTGGGCAGCGCGAGGCACGTGCGCCCGCGATGTTCCACGCTACCCCCCCGAATGCCGGCCGCTCAAGGTACAGTTGTAACATATGTCTGTGGTCCATGGTGCATTCTTATATGGGAATAAGTGGTTAGTGGTGGATGGACAGCACCATCCTAAGGAGCAGCACGTATACCCTCGATCAACCTACCCATCTGACTGTCCGCGGCTTTAAGCTACTTACATACGTATTTGCGGTCCATTCTGAATTAGTAGACGGGAGTGATCTGTGGTGGAAAACACCATCCTAAGAAAACTTGCGTGCGTTCTAGGCTTTCCGCGTTACTCGCCTGACTCCCGGACGCTCAAAGTACCATTTATAAATATAGCTTTGGGATTAAATGCGAAGATGATGCCTTGCCCTGTTTTTGCCGCTCCCGACATGGAAAGACAACAGGGTCAATTTACTCGTGATTTAAGAAACTGACTATATAAGTGCATGGTTATTTATCGACTGATTTATCATATTTCAGGGACCCCAGCTGCATCTCCAAAATCAAATGTGCGCTTCCGAAGGGCGTTCGACGCCTTACCCAGTGTATGAAGATTCTCCGTACAGCGGTCAGAATGGACGCAAGCCGAGTCCCGCGCCGCGTTCCGGCCCGGCCGCGGAGCGCGCGCGCGATCGCCTCTCCGCCGAGCCCAGGCGGTCGCCTCCGCCCGAGCCTAGGCCGCCCGTAGTGCCTCTACCCGCTTTTCAGCAGGCCTTCGGCTCCACGGAAATCGGGAAGTTTGCGGAGGCATTCAGCCGCACGGAGGTCGCGCTCGAGGACGCCTCGGAGAGCTTTAGCTACGAGTCATTCCCCGAGTGGGACGCGCCCGAGCCGCAGTGGTCCTCTCAACCCGCTGCGCGAGAGGTTAAATGTGAAGACACCTTTTGAGCTGTCTTCGCTCTAGTGCTAATTTCTGGCGTAAGCCGACTAGTTAATTAAATAGACAATGTTTAGTTCCACCACCTCGTTGCCAAAATGATTAGAGATGGAGTTCGATATCTTAGAACTTTAGGATGTGATACCAAATTTACAAACGTGTACGAATAATGAATCGGCCGGTAAGATAGTGGTGTGTCGTTTAATTTATATGATGTAGCATAATGTTATTGTTCCCTTTGACTAGTTTTAGACTCACCTTAATGAGATGAACAAAGTAACTTACTGATAAAGGGATGTAGGGATTAAGGTACTGCAATGCATAGTAGAACAAATAAATCATGACTAAATGTGCCTTTATTCGGAGAGCCCGGCCCTAGTGCGCCCCCGCCCCCCGCCCGCAGCGCGCCGGCGTGGATGACGTCATACAATAGCAATTATTGGGACCAACGTTTAGACAAATATACACCACCCAGTCGCATACACGACCGATGCACACATGCACACTTCAGCAACGTTGTTCTTTAAGCATTCGCTCAGGGACATTACAACAACAGTTAAGTCAGACAATGATGAtctctgttctgttctgttctgaTAATTTCTATAATCCTATAGGACTACATACACTACATACAGGAAACAAAAGACGACGAAACACTTATAAGACATTCAAGATGACAACTTATTTTGATATGGCGTAGAAAAGGATCTTGAAACTGTGTCgtcaaaaaaagttaaaaatattcgTTCTGGGCAAATAGAATGGAGGGGGGCTTGGGAGACGCCGCGCGAGACTATAATAAACATTCGAAATTATtcaggaaaaatataaacaagtCATGTATGTACGTAGGTATATTTAGGTagttaaatttgataaaatttttGAAGAGATTACACACTTATGAATAAAATGGCTTTTTAATTAAACGATTAGGGGTCCAACAACGTTCATGTAATGTTTCTGTATTCATTGTGCTAATTTCGTTAAAATCTGTGACAAGCCTCACGTTGACTTGATtcaaattatttgtgatttcttattggaaatgattaattattgagTATGTTTAACTCTCTGtgatataataattttgttgtGTTACTTCTAATTGTATGTGTTTACTGTTCAATTGTATTTGTAGTTCCTTTATTATTTGGTACGGATTTGTTAGTTAATTCGCACATTTAATTGAAATGTTAGTAAACTTTTGAAGAAAGTTTTGTAacagtattattattaagtcGTTACTTTGTTACTTCTAACTTCTGAAGTTGTAAATTTCCATGTAGGTATTTGCCACCTGTTGGATGGATTGATCATGTCCTTTGTAAACTCTCTAACCGCTACAGAATCGTGGTTTTTTCGCCATTAAATTTCAACATTCGTAAGTTTAGTCATTTTCTTATAAAAAGTTCACAACGAATGAAAATTCGGCATTTTGATAAACCACTAATATCAGAGGGTATTACGAGTGTAGTTCTAAATTGCAATGACGGAATCCCATACAAAAGATAGTTGCGCGTAAGCatggcgccgcgcgccgccggcaACCACCTTCTTCCAGTGGTCTTCGTCTAATAGTTAAACAAATCTTTGTGTACCAGTATTTTTGATCTCTTTCGACAAAAAACAGCAAAATTAATGGAGTGCCTtacctatttaaatatgatATGAAATTAGGATGGATGAATTTTATTCTAGCATAATTTGATGAAACACCATAATATAATAGCATAATAAAACTTCCTTGAAACCGAGTAGGTATTTCTTTAAATAGTAGATAATATATTGTaatgaatttaataaaagttatttaataattatacatataacttATAGCATAAATatgtactaaaataattatGGTGTGCACTATTATTTGAAAGATAATATATTTACGAAATCAATTTGTTATTTTGTAGAAGTGTAAGTAGGTCTCTACTAACGTTTGGTTGCGTCTCTTATGCTAATAGCCTATATTTATACTTTACATTTATTTCCACTTTCTTATGAACCGTCTAATTAATATAAGTAATTGATTGTAGGTATGTCTAACTGACTTGCATGTGAGAAAATCTGTATGAACCATATGAACCATCGACACATTAATTATTGCACTTTAGGAAGTCTACTtggcttgttttttttatatttaagaagGAAGTATAGCGCGTACTCTCGTCTATACAAAAAGAGacaatgtttttccacttctaaatattttccattatccatgatttttgatttttttatgtttgttattaaCACAATGGAAGTAGGTTTATAGGCTTTCcttcttttttcaaaattgccaaaacaaaagaaaactaAAAAGTGAAACCTATAAACATAGAatgtataccgggtgtttcctgtaataCGAGCAAATAACTAAACCATATACAtagtactcctaaaacgatataacttttgattaacaacttttgaaaatgatgaaatctttcactttttcatacaaatttaatattattttcaatgtacgctgacatcagtgcgtttgacgttgcttgtcacgctttaaacataacaaaattcgcaatacattgcgtcttagaattaacttcaaagtaaaaaacaaaaatcaaaacaaaagttatttttcaaaattgttgaacaaatgttggtcagtttgagaagtacaggctacagtttaatttattgctcctgttacaggaagcACCCGGTATAttaaatcaaagtgatttgtgtATATTTAggtagtggaaaccgttttctcccgaaatggaatttcaaagaaaaagaCCGTTATTTCGTGAGGATCGctaagctattcttcccttttaaCTTTTCATTAAATTCACTAAAGAACAAATAGAACGAAAAAATGCTTTCTGTGCGTGCAACCAAGTTGCACTAGCCGTTTGG
This portion of the Cydia pomonella isolate Wapato2018A chromosome 7, ilCydPomo1, whole genome shotgun sequence genome encodes:
- the LOC133520053 gene encoding uncharacterized protein LOC133520053 encodes the protein MDCCNYEYRAGGGYAPPGWEGYAPYAPLYAPYAHGYYAHAHHDPYARYYRYDYPHHAHHNDHVSPMDYGAYATKEARVRRALARRDARALPAQHLPLTPTPPLEHGLNNRGSSYCEPQMWSHYQMGTMSGGWSGSGPGGAWAARGTCARDVPRYPPECRPLKGPQLHLQNQMCASEGRSTPYPVYEDSPYSGQNGRKPSPAPRSGPAAERARDRLSAEPRRSPPPEPRPPVVPLPAFQQAFGSTEIGKFAEAFSRTEVALEDASESFSYESFPEWDAPEPQWSSQPAAREVKCEDTF